From the bacterium genome, one window contains:
- a CDS encoding DUF1232 domain-containing protein, with protein MKPVRSVVERLLWLYHAARDPATPAWAKLAIFGALAYLLFPLDAVADPTPLVGLLDDVGVVAAAIAYVSRRLPPGVRERTAGTLSRWFGDRARPGAGDPS; from the coding sequence ATGAAGCCCGTCCGCAGCGTCGTCGAACGGCTGCTGTGGCTTTACCACGCCGCCCGAGACCCGGCCACGCCCGCCTGGGCGAAGCTGGCGATCTTCGGCGCGCTGGCCTATCTGCTGTTCCCTCTGGACGCGGTGGCCGACCCGACGCCCCTGGTCGGCCTGCTCGACGATGTCGGCGTGGTCGCGGCGGCGATCGCTTACGTGTCCCGCCGCCTCCCGCCGGGCGTCAGGGAGCGCACCGCAGGCACGCTGAGCCGCTGGTTCGGCGACCGGGCCCGTCCCGGCGCGGGAGACCCCTCGTGA
- a CDS encoding glycosyltransferase family 2 protein, with protein MTAPKLPITLVVVACDEERNLGRCLDAADFCAEQLVVDSGSVDRTVEIAREHGARVLARAWTGYRDQKNFGVEQAAQPWVLCLDADEVVTPALHASIEAAFHEGDPAADAFELNRHGVYAGRLINHSGWYPEWRTFLYRKGSAVWSGREPHPGVEFRGRVRARLDGDLLHYTYADLAEHLRKNAASARAAAAAMHEDGRRARWTDLLVRPKFALLRRLVLQRAYLDGFRGLCIAVMAGVYTFLKYAYLREMQGRGEAGRDG; from the coding sequence GTGACCGCACCCAAGCTTCCCATCACCCTGGTCGTGGTCGCCTGCGACGAGGAGCGCAACCTCGGGCGTTGCCTCGACGCCGCCGATTTCTGCGCCGAGCAACTGGTCGTCGACTCCGGCTCCGTCGACCGCACCGTCGAAATCGCGCGCGAACACGGCGCACGCGTGCTGGCCCGCGCCTGGACCGGCTACCGCGACCAGAAGAACTTCGGCGTCGAGCAGGCCGCGCAGCCCTGGGTCCTCTGCCTGGACGCCGACGAGGTCGTCACCCCCGCGCTTCATGCCTCGATCGAGGCCGCCTTCCACGAAGGCGACCCCGCCGCCGACGCCTTCGAACTGAACCGCCACGGCGTCTACGCCGGCCGCCTCATCAACCACTCCGGCTGGTACCCCGAGTGGCGCACGTTCCTGTACCGCAAGGGCAGCGCCGTCTGGTCCGGCCGCGAGCCCCACCCCGGCGTCGAGTTCCGCGGCCGCGTCCGCGCCCGTCTCGACGGCGACCTGCTCCACTACACCTACGCCGATCTCGCCGAGCACCTGCGCAAGAACGCCGCTTCGGCACGCGCCGCCGCCGCCGCCATGCACGAGGACGGCCGCCGCGCGCGCTGGACCGACCTGCTGGTGCGCCCCAAGTTCGCGCTGCTGCGCCGCCTGGTGCTGCAGAGGGCCTACCTGGACGGCTTTCGCGGCCTGTGCATCGCCGTGATGGCGGGGGTCTACACGTTCCTGAAGTACGCGTACCTGCGGGAGATGCAGGGGCGGGGCGAGGCCGGTCGTGACGGATGA